One genomic segment of Plasmodium cynomolgi strain B DNA, chromosome 14, whole genome shotgun sequence includes these proteins:
- a CDS encoding hypothetical protein (putative), which translates to MEYKLEILSYLLIFKKKNERIAKFDEQIKTCINIFEKVLIDEEELAYLQINKDTFRTRPELSFFNLNPQQTINNNVKILNSLISLEEFEEEPEEEIPSLVNINEMGEGPSEQTESQAKNAQDEKEKSINGVRIAQKDANEQVVPLVDETSPKFTIKSREDTQICQKKNNYEHSFGDHSADVCDIVNPKRHYDLLCRILFIYAKIHPYVKYVQGMNEILAPLYFIIFNDPLCNCPMQGEADTFFCFIELMQKQKDVFCEGLDNTDDGINGKLKKFSLLLRIKEYEIWKKLHTLKIETQYYALKWILLLLTQEFDMADTIILYDHFIINNDENFILYICLVICSKLKSSLLCGNFTVNLKLLQNIPPFDPYDIIYEAKSLMSQDFENRFNITEVYNQYYGQKKRINSLESLRNCSSIVEGDTSSYENLSTMDEGESGSRRGSLLKSLRNKSIVQNIKNYISNKMDMAKRADDHLDFDEL; encoded by the exons ATGGAGTACAAATTAGAAATTTTGAGCTACttactcatttttaaaaaaaaaaatgaacgaattGCAAAGTTCGACGAGCAAATAAAAACCTGTATTAACATATTCGAAAAGGTGTTAATTGACGAGGAGGAATTGGCTTATCT CCAAATTAATAAGGACACGTTTCGAACCAGACCTGAgttgtctttttttaatttgaacCCGCAGCAAACGattaataataatgtaaaaatattgaacagTTTAATTAGTTTGGAAGAGTTTGAAGAAGAGCCGGAAGAGGAAATACCATCTCTAGTCAACATAAATGAGATGGGGGAAGGGCCCTCCGAGCAGACAGAATCCCAAGCGAAGAATGCGCaagacgaaaaagaaaaatcaatTAATGGTGTGCGAATTGCACAGAAAGACGCAAATGAACAAGTTGTCCCCCTTGTAGATGAAACTTCCCCCAAATTTACAATCAAATCTAGGGAGGACACGCaaatttgccaaaaaaagaacaactaTGAACACTCCTTTGGTGACCATTCAGCAGATGTTTGCGACATTGTTAACCCTAAAAGGCATTACGATCTGTTATGTagaattttgttcatatatgcaaaaattcaCCCCTATGTTAAATACGTCCAAGGGATGAATGAAATTTTAGCTCccctatattttattatttttaatgaccCATTATGTAACTGCCCTATGCAGGGAGAAGCAGATacctttttctgcttcatcGAGTTAATGCAAAAACAGAAAGATGTTTTCTGTGAAGGGTTAGACAACACAGATGATGGAATTAATGGAAAGCTAAAAAAGTTTTCCCTCTTGTTAAGAATAAAAGAATAtgaaatttggaaaaaattacacacacTCAAAATAGAAACGCaatattatgctttaaaaTGGATTCTTTTACTACTAACTCAGGAGTTTGACATGGCAGACACCATTATATTATACGACCACTTCATCATTAATAATGATGAgaacttcattttgtacatatgttTAGTCATTTGTTCGAAACTGAAGAGTTCCCTTTTGTGTGGGAATTTCACTGTGAACCTCAaacttttgcaaaacatCCCTCCATTTGATCCTTATGATATAATTTATGAAGCTAAAAGTTTAATGAGCCAAGATTTTGAAAACAGGTTTAACATCACAGAGGTGTATAATCAGTATTATGgacaaaagaaaagaataaattctTTGGAAAGTCTACGAAATTGTAGTAGTATTGTCGAGGGGGACACATCTTCTTATGAAAATCTGTCCACCATGGACGAGGGAGAAAGTGGCAGCAGGCGCGGGTCTCTACTCAAGTCCCTTCGCAATAAATCcattgtacaaaatattaagaattatataagtaacaaaatggatatgGCAAAAAGGGCCGATGACCATTTGGACTTCGACGAGTTGTGA